One genomic segment of Actinomycetota bacterium includes these proteins:
- a CDS encoding response regulator transcription factor, giving the protein MTKKAPLRVMLVDDHEIVRDGIKAMLDTEDDVVVTAQAGTVREAIDEAHRTRPDVVVMDVRLADGSGIEATREIRADHPDTRVLMLTSFADDEALFASIMAGASGYVLKQVKSGDLLRAIRAVGAGDSLLDPSVTSAVLDRLRKGKHLMKDEKLARLSPQEERILTLVADGRTNREIGDELNLAEKTVKNYVSSILSKLEVARRAEAAAYLARHTTTPGTVEE; this is encoded by the coding sequence ATGACGAAGAAGGCGCCGCTGCGGGTGATGCTCGTCGACGACCACGAGATCGTGCGCGACGGCATCAAGGCCATGCTCGACACCGAGGACGACGTCGTCGTCACGGCCCAGGCGGGCACGGTGCGCGAGGCGATCGACGAGGCGCACCGCACCCGTCCCGACGTGGTCGTGATGGACGTGCGCCTGGCCGACGGCAGCGGTATCGAGGCCACCCGAGAGATCCGCGCGGATCATCCCGACACCCGGGTGCTGATGCTCACATCGTTCGCCGACGACGAGGCGCTGTTCGCCTCGATCATGGCGGGAGCGTCCGGCTACGTGCTGAAGCAAGTGAAGTCGGGCGACCTGCTCCGCGCGATCCGCGCGGTAGGCGCGGGCGATTCCCTGCTCGACCCGAGCGTCACGAGCGCCGTGCTCGACCGTCTGCGCAAGGGAAAGCACCTGATGAAGGACGAGAAGCTCGCGCGGCTCTCACCCCAGGAAGAGCGCATCCTCACCCTCGTGGCCGACGGGCGCACGAACCGGGAGATCGGCGACGAGCTGAACCTCGCCGAGAAGACCGTGAAGAACTACGTCTCGTCGATCCTGTCCAAGCTCGAGGTCGCCCGCCGAGCCGAGGCGGCCGCCTACCTCGCCCGCCACACCACCACGCCCGGCACCGTGGAGGAGTAG